One window from the genome of Hyperolius riggenbachi isolate aHypRig1 chromosome 6, aHypRig1.pri, whole genome shotgun sequence encodes:
- the GNG5 gene encoding guanine nucleotide-binding protein G(I)/G(S)/G(O) subunit gamma-5, with protein sequence MSGTANVSAMRKIVQQLRLEASINRVKVSQAAADLKQFCMQNAQHDPLLTGISSSTNPFRPPKVCSFL encoded by the exons ATGTCGGGAACGGCGAACGTGTCGGCCATGCGGAAGATCGTGCAGCAGCTGCGGCTGGAGGCCAGCATCAACAGGGTGAAG GTGTCTCAGGCTGCGGCGGACCTGAAGCAGTTCTGTATGCAGAATGCACAGCACGATCCCTTACTAACAGGAATCTCTTCCAGTACAAACCCATTCCGACCCCCCAAAGTCTGCTCTTTCCTGTAA